The Rhodovastum atsumiense genome includes the window CGGCAACCGCACTTGCGGCGCCAGCCGAGAACCACGCAACGATCCTGCGCGCTGTCATGCCGCCCTCCGCTCGACCGCGATGTCGTCGTCCACAGGGCCGCCCCATTGACTCGCCATCGCCTGTGCGATCCCTTCAAAGGTGCGGCTGCGCTCCCGCCAGCGGTCCGGGTGCGGCGACATCCGATGAACGCGCGCCACACGCCCATCCACGATCTTGGTCGGATACAGCGGCATCAGGCCATGCAGCCAAAGGCAGGTGGCCTTCGTCTCCCCGTGGCCAAACTGCCACGGCTGGATCACCTGCGCCGGCTCCCGGTAGTTGACGATGCGCTCCTTGGCGTAGCGGTGCATGATCGGGTTCTCGATCGCCCGCCGCGGGATCGGCGCATTCCATAGCGCGCTGAACAACTCCGCCGCCGCGTCGAGTTCGTCCCACAGGCCGCGCTCGCGCAGCCAGCGCACGCCGGAATTGCACAGGCGCGTGCAAGGCGGGTGGAACACCGCGAGCAGGTCCCAGCCGTCGTTCAACACGTCGCGCACGTCGCCGACGATGTGCTTATTGGACCGGTCCTCCGCTGGGAGGAAGTCGCAGGACCACGCATCGTGCCCGAGCGCCGCGAACGCACGCCGCACCACGCCCGAAAACTCGCACCCGATTAATACGCGCATCACGCCGCCCTCGCGATCGCGCCAAGCCCAGCGCACAACAGGCCCCAGCGCGCGATCAGCGCGGCCTCGGCGCGGTCTGCATCCAGCTTGCGGGAGAAGATGCCGGATTGGCCCGGCCAGAGCTGAAGGGCGCGCTGCCGGCTGGCTTCCTTTCGCTGCGCCGGCTTCGAACCAGGCGGCAGGCTTACGCCCATGGCCTTGCGCCACGCCTGGGGCTGCACCGGCGTCATCGGCAATCCGAGCGCCGCGACAATGCCCTCGACAATGCCGGCGGCCCGGCACAGCTCGCCGGCATAGGTCGGCACATCGGTAGGTCGGCCGGTGACGTGCTCCAGCACCACGTGATCCGGCCGCAGGGACCGAATAGCGTCCGCCAGTTCCGCCGGCGCGATCCGATGCCGCGTCGTCTTGCCCACCCGGACGGAGACGACGGGCATATCCAGCACCTGCGCCAGCGATCCGTCCGGATGCAGCAGAGCAAGCGCGCCCTCACAGCCCGGATCCACACCCAGCACCATCATGTCGCAGAACTCCGCACATCTGCGTATCTGACCACTCGCCGGAGGCCGAGCGCGTCGAGCAGCGTCGGGCCTGGATCGCGCCGCGCGGTCAGCACGTCGTTGAGCACCGTCGGCGAGATGCCGTGCGCCCTCGCCCACGCCTGCTGGCCGCCGGCCGCCTCGATCTCTCGGCGCAGGCGGGCATAGAGATCGGCCAGCGACAACGTCGGGCGCGGCGCCTTCGCCGTCAGCCGCTCCAGCTCGGCCAACCGATCACGCTGACCGGGAGATGGCCTAACCACGGCACGCAGTTCCGTAAGCTCTTCTAACAGCACTGCGCAGCGTTCGGCGTCGGTCATCTCCGGGACCTCGGGCGGCATGATCCTACGCATGACGGCTACAGGGAGCGGGCGCATCAGGCAGCCTCCACCCATGGCTGTTGCCGAGCGGTGCGGGCGCAGTCCGGGCCGCAGTAGGCGCGCACCCTGGGGCCATCCACGGCATAGACCCGCACGGCATCATCGTCCGGTCCTGCATCACCGCCGCACTGGCGGCATCGCAATTCGGACAGCGGCCGGAACACCTTCAGCGCATCGCGCTCCAGATCGAGTTGCCGGCTGTCGTGGATGGTCGGCCGCCCGAGCGGGTGGCCGGGCATAACGCCCGGCTCCTGTTCGCTTGGCTGGTTAGCAGTCCCGGTCACTTCTCCAACTCCCTCGCGATTTCGGCAGCTCGTAGCGAGAGGCGGAGAACGCGCTCCCACCAGAGCACGAAACCACTGGCCCGGTTGATGCCGAACCAGTAGCAGAGGCGCAGTCGATAGCTCAGCCAAGCGAACACACCGCTCAATCTGCGCCGGCACCACTTAGGCAAGCGTTGGCAGCACGCATCCATTCATCAGTCACGGCCCTGAGCCGCGCCTCTTCAACGGCGAGTTCTTTTCTCAATTGCTCGCAGCGATACTCGGCGAGCTTGAGCCGGGACGAGCGGATCAACTCCGCCTCCTCCACGGTGACGGAGAACACCTCAGCAGCGCGCCATGACCTGAGACGGCGCGGGGTGATCCCGAGGATTTCAGCCGCGTCGTGTTCAGCGGCCTTCATTGTGTCATTGTGTCTACGGCATAACCTAACGACCTCCGCGATGATTCCGGATAGTTCCCGAATCGTTCGATCACGGAAAAAATTATCCAAATTTCTGCGGCAGTCTTTCCAGGCCACGCCAGTGCTCTCCGGTGCAGATTGCGTCTTGGGGAGATCACAACCGACAACAGCAGAGAGAGAGGCGGACGACATGGCGGGCTCCTATACGCCCGCTATCGCCGTTTTCACGGCCTCTCCGACACGGGACAGGATCGCCGCCATGCCCACCCACCAAGGGACAGACACGCCAATGACGAAGAGCAAGGCCGTGCGGAGCGAAACCCGGTCCCGGCGGCCGAGCGATGGGATCGCAGCGATCATGGATGAACCTCTCGATGTTGGAGCCGCACAGCTCGCGCTGCTGCGGCGAATGCTGTCTGTGTTGGAGGTGATCCAGGGCGAACTGGTCGCCGAGCGTGAGCGGCGGGACGGCCTGGACAAGGCCCGCGCGACATGGGCACGCGAGCAGCGGGCCGCGCTGGACCGGCTCCGGGCTGGGCCGTGACGAAGCCAGACCGCGTGCAGGTCTATCTGTGCATCCTGTGGACGCTGGCCGTGGCGCTTTACATCCTCGGGTTTCTGATCCTGTGGAAGCTGTAGGAGCATCAGGCAGCGAGCCTCACGTTCCGGAAGGCCCGCTCGCATTCGCCGAGCGTCCAGTCGGGGTGCGCCCTCCAGATCGGTTTCAGGCTGGCGCGGACCTCCTTGAGCGCAGACAAATGCTGCATGTCATCCGCGACGGATTTTTCACGGATGGCGATGATGCGATCCAACTCCATCTCGCGGAGGAAGTCAGTTTCCTTGATGACCTTCGCCTCGTCATCAAGCGCATACCGACGCCGCAGCATATCGAAGCAGGATTGCGCATCGGTGTCAGTCGCCATCCTGCGCATCTGCTTCGTTGCAGCTTCCTTGACCGAACGCGCGAAGTCGCGCTTTGCGCCCTCCACGAGCAATTCGCGGTTGGCTTCGATCATGGGGAAGCCGAATTCAATCGCCTTGTGTCGGTCGATCCGGATGCCATCGTTGGCGAATGATATGGCCTGCTGGACGATGTCCTTATGCCGCATGCTTCGTCTCCACCGTTGCCGCGATGGCGCGTTCAATCCGCGCCCATCGAACCGGCTCGACCTCGCGATACAGGGGGATGAACTCGGCCAACCATGCAGCGGCCTTGTCCAACATCTCGACCGGCTCCCCGTAACCGGTGTGCTTCTTCCAGGCGTCGATGACGACGGACGGCGCGGGGAGCGCCGCGAGATTCTTGATCGCGTCCATCGCCTTCCGCCGGACCTCAGCAGCAGCCCAATCGAACCGTTCAACCGGTTGGGGCGGCGGCGGCGCAGGTTCGGGTTCCGGATCGGGCTCAGGCACCGGATCGGTGGGTTGCTCTACCTCTTCCGGTTCGTCAGCCGGTTCCGCGATGTCGGCCGGCGTCCAGGCCGGATCCGGCTCCTGCACAGGCTCAGGCTGCGGCTGCCGTGCCGCCACGGTCTCCTGATCAGGTTCCTCGGCGCCGATGTCAGCGGGCGTCCACGCGGGCTCAGGCTTTGGCGAGACGACGGGCGCCTGGGCTGGCGTGGGCACAGACACCGGGCGTGCCTGAACGGGCGCCACAGGCGCGGCCGGGCGCGGGGGTGGTGGGGGTGGGGGTGGGGGTGGGGGTGGGGATGGCGGCGGAGCAGAAGGACGCGAGCGATTGGAATTAATGCTCGACGTATTCATGGTGTAGGAGATACCACCACGATGTGCCGTGCGAGCTTTATCTATCTGCGGATTTTCCGCAGATACGGGTGGAGGAGGCGGACGCAGCTTCCTGACTGTCCCCTCGTCCACGGCAGCGATCTTTGCGATCCAGCGATTGCTTTCTTTGCTCCACTCGGGATCATTGATCAGCCGCAGCACGGCGCGGCGTTTGTCTTCGTTGGTGCGCCGTTGACCATGCGAGGAATTGGCGGACAGGCTGAACAGGATGGCATCGCGCTGCGTCCCCTGCCGCACGTCGGCCTCGATCTCGACAAGACCCAGCGACTGACCGGCCAGCGTCCGATGGAACCCATCGGCGAGCCAGTAGTCGGTGCCGTCGAAGAAGGTGATCACCGGCGGGAACACGGCGCCATCGGCCATGTCCTGAGCGTACTCTTCGACCCAGTCCCGGTGCAGGGCGGCGCGTGGCTGGGTGCCGCCGTCCGTTCGGATCTTGGCGATTTCCAGCTTCATGCCGCCTCCGCATGTGCTGCCGCCCCACCAGGCGGCGGGATGATGGTGTCGTCGTTGGCCGCAGGCGGATCCCAGAGATCAGGACGAAGCTCATGAAGGGGAATGCTGGTTGCCTGCGCGACGGAACGGGCGCGTCCAGCCGGAACGCGCCGCCACTGCGAGACGGATTGCGGGTTCCGCATCCCGATCGCACGTGCGAGCGCACTGACGCCGCCGGCGGTCCTGATCGCTCGCATGAGGGGTTCATCTCTCATGCCCCCATTGTAAGCATAACCTTCATTGCTTTCAAGGGGAGCTTTTAGCGACTTCACCGCTGAAGGTGGATTACAAGCGACCAAATCCTTGGGTTAAAGAGTCTGGACTGATATGGCCTTGGGGCAGAGAATTTCCGAACTGATGAAAGCGCGCGGCATGGACCAGTCGGCGCTGGCCCGCACCCTTGGCATCAAGTCGCAATCTGTGAACCAGTGGATCGCGGGAAGAACGGCCCCTGGCCGTGACCGCCTCCCCGCCATTGCTGGTGCACTTGGTGTGTCTGTGGCTGACCTGATCGATGATCGGGGCGGATCATCGGAAGCTACTGGCCAAGTAGGACAATCACATACCGATAATCCTAGTCTGCCAGATTTATCTCCAGAGTTACGGGATGCCTTGAGGGTAATCCTTTTGCATCTCGGCATCAAAATTGACTACACGGATAGCGGAACGCCTTTTATCAGCGGCCCACTGCCGGGAGAGTTTGTCAAAGATCCCGACGAACTCGCCCTCCTCAGATTTTGGCGCGGCCTCGACCACGCCCAAAGGATCCTGATGACGCAAATGCTCGAGATGCGACAGGATCACCTGCGCGCTCGTGGCTGATCGACTCATAGCCCTAACCTGCTTCGAACAGAACGGGAACATACGCGCTGAAGCGCAATGAGTCTACCGTATTTCGCGCACAGGGTGGCGCATCGTGGCGGCCACCACGCCTCCAATTGGCCAGATACGCGGCGGAACGCGCCCAGTCAGCGCCAAGTAATTGGAGTCGCCCGAAAGGCCATAGGTCGCTGGGTTCCATGCTCGTCCCGTGCCTCCTATCCACCGTCAAGATCCCGGTAATTACCTATAAGGCTATCGCCACAGGCGGATGTCAGCAACCGCAATCAACTAATAAGTTGTTGAAAAGACTCGGACTCTTTTTTTAGACGCAGAAAGCAACCATTCCGAGATGCCTACAGGGGCATCCTGATGTCGGCAAATAGGATTTGTATCACAGAGCTTCAGGAAAAATATCTGCGCCACACATAGCGCAGATTGACGAACAAAATTGTTGGTAAGGAACAGAAAATTTGACCTGTTATTGCGATTTTTGGGAAGATTTTTCTTCCATGGCTTTTGCTTCTTTGAGTCTGAACACCACTTCATTACTTATGGTGCGACAGTTTTTATCAGCCGACGCCGCAAGCCACTCCTTTAACTCTGGAGGAAGCCTGATCTTTAACTGAGCCTCATTCATCGGATTACCCATCATAATGAACCACCGTGGTCCATTATGGGGACTAAACCACCGTGGTTCCGTTGCTGTCAACACCACGGTGGTCCAAATTGGGGCATGGCCCGTGACGACCCGCAGATGAAATTGAGGATGCCACATGCGCTCAAGGAGCGTGTCGAGGCGGCGGCGCGGGCCAGCGGCAGGTCCATCAATGCTGAGCTGGTGGACCGGATCGAACGATCCTTCGCCGATTCCCCCGCCGGGGCAGAGGCGTTCCTGCGTCAGATCGCGCAGGCCCTGGAAGAGCTGCAGAGCCGGGGCGTGTCGGATCTGCGGCTGAGCCTGCCCGACGAAGTTAAACCAGCCAGCCTGCCGCGTGCGGGGCGCCGACCTCGCTCAAGCGGTCAGTAGACAGACGCCAGATGGCACCATCTGCAGTCGTTCATCGCGTCTGGCGCGTGATCGAATCAGACGAGGCGCTAGGGGTTGGATGATCGTGCTTGGTCAGCTCGCCACCGCGATAGTGATCCAGCGCTCGATCCAAACCCCCGCCCAGGTTATCTGCCACCCTCACGCCGCCCGAGGCTGCACCTCGGCCGCGATCCGCTCGGCGCTCTCGGCCTGGGCCTTGGACAGGTCGTGCGCCGCCTGCAGGTTCATCCAGAACTCGGGTGTCGTCCCGAAATACCGGCTCAGGCGCAGCGCCGTGTCGGGCGTGATGGAGCGCGGTGCGACGGGATTGATGATCGCCGTGATGCGATTGGGCGGCACAGCCAGGTCACGCGCCAGGGCGTTCGCGCTGAGCGCGAGCGGGCGCATAAATTCCTCAAGCAGCACCTCGCCGGGGTGCGTGCGGATGCGGGGCTTTGTCATCTGAGCACCTCCTCAGTGGTAATCCACGATCTCGACATCCTCCGGGCCGGCGTCGGTCCAGCGAAAGCAGATCCGGAACTGGTCGTTGATCCGGATGCTGTGCCCCCCCGCCCGGTCGCCCTTCAGCGCTTCCAGGCGATTGGCGGGTGGCACCCGCAGATCGTTCAGCGCCGCCGCGGCATCGAGCATGTCGAGCTTTCGGACCGCAACTTTGGCGATGGCGGCCCAGCGCCTGTTGCGCCCGATCAGGTGCAGCTCGCGGGTGTCGTCATCGCGAAAGGAGCGGATCGGCATAGCAGAAAGCTATTATGCGTTACGTAATACGTCAAGCTATAATCCGCTCGTTCTCGATCAGGCTCACAGGCGCAGCGCCTACTCGAATGGATTGCCTTCAGGATCAGCCGACTTCGGCTTCCCGCCGATCCTGGCGCATGTCCGGAACGCGTTGGTCGCTTTTGTGCTTCCTGCCAGAGAAACCGAAACTGGCTGCGCCTTCCCGGCCGTCACAACCATCGCCGACGCTGCATCCATGGCAGAGAACAATTTAATCATATCGTCTTCATCAACGTCAGCGACAAC containing:
- a CDS encoding HigA family addiction module antitoxin; its protein translation is MTKPRIRTHPGEVLLEEFMRPLALSANALARDLAVPPNRITAIINPVAPRSITPDTALRLSRYFGTTPEFWMNLQAAHDLSKAQAESAERIAAEVQPRAA
- a CDS encoding Arc family DNA-binding protein — its product is MPHALKERVEAAARASGRSINAELVDRIERSFADSPAGAEAFLRQIAQALEELQSRGVSDLRLSLPDEVKPASLPRAGRRPRSSGQ
- a CDS encoding helix-turn-helix domain-containing protein — encoded protein: MALGQRISELMKARGMDQSALARTLGIKSQSVNQWIAGRTAPGRDRLPAIAGALGVSVADLIDDRGGSSEATGQVGQSHTDNPSLPDLSPELRDALRVILLHLGIKIDYTDSGTPFISGPLPGEFVKDPDELALLRFWRGLDHAQRILMTQMLEMRQDHLRARG
- a CDS encoding transcriptional regulator, whose protein sequence is MRDEPLMRAIRTAGGVSALARAIGMRNPQSVSQWRRVPAGRARSVAQATSIPLHELRPDLWDPPAANDDTIIPPPGGAAAHAEAA
- a CDS encoding type II toxin-antitoxin system RelE/ParE family toxin, whose translation is MPIRSFRDDDTRELHLIGRNRRWAAIAKVAVRKLDMLDAAAALNDLRVPPANRLEALKGDRAGGHSIRINDQFRICFRWTDAGPEDVEIVDYH
- a CDS encoding ParB N-terminal domain-containing protein yields the protein MKLEIAKIRTDGGTQPRAALHRDWVEEYAQDMADGAVFPPVITFFDGTDYWLADGFHRTLAGQSLGLVEIEADVRQGTQRDAILFSLSANSSHGQRRTNEDKRRAVLRLINDPEWSKESNRWIAKIAAVDEGTVRKLRPPPPPVSAENPQIDKARTAHRGGISYTMNTSSINSNRSRPSAPPPSPPPPPPPPPPPPRPAAPVAPVQARPVSVPTPAQAPVVSPKPEPAWTPADIGAEEPDQETVAARQPQPEPVQEPDPAWTPADIAEPADEPEEVEQPTDPVPEPDPEPEPAPPPPQPVERFDWAAAEVRRKAMDAIKNLAALPAPSVVIDAWKKHTGYGEPVEMLDKAAAWLAEFIPLYREVEPVRWARIERAIAATVETKHAA
- a CDS encoding RuvC family protein; amino-acid sequence: MMVLGVDPGCEGALALLHPDGSLAQVLDMPVVSVRVGKTTRHRIAPAELADAIRSLRPDHVVLEHVTGRPTDVPTYAGELCRAAGIVEGIVAALGLPMTPVQPQAWRKAMGVSLPPGSKPAQRKEASRQRALQLWPGQSGIFSRKLDADRAEAALIARWGLLCAGLGAIARAA